AAGTTGGTAGGTTTGACCCTAAACTACAGTGATCATCCTTCCTCGTGCTCATCCATGAGGCAGACAATCCTGCAGAGGTGAGATGAACCACAGTTCAGTGGGGCAAGTACAGGGGAGGGCAAACCCTTCCACTCGTGGACCACAGAGTTCTGAAACTTAACAGAAAGGCCGGATTAGGAGCAGATGTGTGGAGCGTTTTGGTAAATCATCCCATAAGGAAAAGAATTAACATGGAATTTGGACAgaaactttgaaaatgaatcatttaAAGTGTCTACATCaggcttttcttaagcctttcaaagTAAACTATCCAAAtacatgataatatattacGTCTGGCGCACTACAGAATGGAAGTAAGGCGACTCGATCTCAGGCTCCGCCTTtccctccttgtgggtgccgcccatttcatgacatcaaccttgGCAGTGTGTCGGCGTTTctcacatgaaaacaaacaacatcccaaCTTTTACAAAGACGACGTTTAGCCGATTCTACCTCTACGGAGAAAGTGTGCGTTTGTGTTAGCCTAGGGGCGGGGCTGAtggcgcagactcttcctggaaggagaAATTCCTcaatttgtgatgtcacaatgtgaaaacccgctcgttttcgtggattgggaggggctggggctcagagagcaggtttttggaggaagactcagaaatgcatgaatggatcaaaataccgttttggggtgtttttagtgaggaatgaacattttaaaacacttaaaagctcaaagatTTGATTTTGCACAGTGTAGACCCATTAAAACAGAACgtgaggttttttttggttttcttattgtagtgccaattgcaccaacgTGTTTGTGTCTCTCAGGGAAAATTGCAAACTTGGAGAAACGCTGCCTGTAAGACTGGGAAATGACAGcagtgacagaaaaacaacaaatcttccaacaccacaaaAATGCAGAATAACTTTCTGCACCTAAAACAAAAGGTGAAATTATTTTTAGTGTACCGTCTTTTGAAAGACACCAGATTTACAGaccggggggaggggggcacacATACCAATATGGGTTATCAATACAATTCATTTCAGTTTAGCGGGCCAGCTCAAAAGGCCCCTGGGCTGTTTGCCCACAACTGGTCTATggtgtgatttttttatgattctCCAAAGCTGTGGCATATTATTCAGAACAACTGGACCACAATGGAAACCCAAAAACTGTGgtggattaaataaaaaaaaaaaaaaaaaagaaaaacaccaaaaattctACTTCCCCAGCAACCTCTGCTTTCCATTTATTGGTATTTCTAAATAGAacaccaccaaaaaaaaaaaaaaaaaggagttcaaACTGCAGACTGCTGTGAAGAGTGTGTGACACACTCCACTGCACCAAGCAGCTGCACACTGTCGCGTCGGGTTTTCCCTCCTGCAGGCCGTTTCAGGACCAGTTCCTGGTAGAAATTCCTCAGTGCAGCCAAatacatgtaaatgtaaatatcaAGTTAATCTCATTTGCTTTCCTGTGAAGTCCGGCTTTGGTGACACAAGGACTCCAGTAAGTCCAGCTGTGAGCCGCTTTTTACCGTCTGTTTGCTGAGACTTTACTTTGGTAAACATGAAACTGATCGCAGCGTCATCGTTTCCTGGAACGACTAGGCAACACTTTTTCAAATAGCCGATGCAAAACCTACACAAACCTCAGTGTGACGCAACTTTTTAGATGCCGTTTAGTCTGAAAAGGttgcttttcattttacatAAATGTTTGAACATGAAGCACATAAAAATCCAACTCCAGTATTTCATGGAGagatatttttataatttaaaagtgaaaaggTTTGAAGTGTCTCAGGCTAATTTCAAATTTTGTCccttttaatattaaaattacTTGTTCTAGTGCGGATTTTTAGTCTTATAATAACGGTCCTGCAGGATTCcagacagttaaaaaaacaaaaacaaagaaaagttccTTTAAATTTAGATATATAGCAAATAATTTCTGCACTTAAAAACTTTCAAGCTTGTATGACGGAACGCTAAAAGCAGAGGGCATTCTCAGCATTTTCAAGTTTTCTTACCCTGAAAGTTAAGCTAAAGctcttgtttgtatttttttgctatAAAACACATCGACTGTACAAGAGAACTgcactgagcgagtgtgacgtcaccaatAGAAAATACCTTACTTCTGCCCTGCAGCCATAGACATAATATACAAATAGAATACGAATGATGGGAGTAAATCTAAGTGCTTTATTAAAAGTTGGTCACAAAGAGGAAGTGACAATATTTCCGCACGCATTAACCGATCGGGTAGCCGTTGCAGATCAGGTAGAGACGTCTCTAACGAAATGAAGCAAATTTAGTTGCCATTTTTCAACCTTAAAATGGGCGttgcaatacagaaaaaaaaatcattaaacatgttttagaaaagaaaaaaaaagatatcagagcaagaatggttattctgaccaatagtacatttctctgtagaaatctatgggattttggcttcttggagccagcaggtacttcctgtctggaacatcaggggggaggagtcactcagtccagttctcatttacagtcattgTATAAACATGATACACATGGCAAACAGGTAAATATTTCCTTATATGTATGTGAACTTATATAAGTATTAATTAGACGGCAACATTATAGAAATATTATAGAAATTATAGAATAATTACGAGCGTCGTGTTGACATGTTAGCAACCACATGCTAACACCACAGCCGCCACTTGCCTTTATGATTAGCAAAGATGGAGCTGAAAGTGCTGTACAGCCTGAATCACCAACCTATGATTTCATTATTATATGTAATGAAACCGCAGAAAAAAGGTCAACCTGTGGCCTTGTGGTGGAGTGTCCATCCAGAGACTTTAAGGttttgagttcaaatccagaccAAGGTATTCCAAATAACCTGCTAGACAGCATTACAGGGTTCGAATGGTGGGGGTTAAACCAATGAAAGAATCCTGAGCCATTTTGTACTGCTGTCCGAATCTCGAATTCCTAAAGTGAtaccctggaaatttcccagaagtctctgcgaaaaacaaTGCATCAATagtcactagattggcgaatttAGAACACAATGCGTTGTGTCGGaacatttaccaaaaaaaaaaaaaagtatttcaatgtatttttttaataaaccattaatgtttttatcttccaaaagacagtggactcaAATACTTGTCACAAAAAGctcattttaattagattttaactttgaaatCGCTGATGTCAcatctgcagtaaaaaaaaaaaaaaaaaaaaaagcagtgagaaTGTTGTtctaattgcttttaaaattcagggcactacatagtagcgctatatagttttttagtagttaggcgTTTGGGTGGGAAATGAGACAACCATtagaaagagttttttttttttttacatcattgaTTATGATGACaccctgtccagggtgtaccctccCTTCGCTGATTAATTAGCTTGGAttggctctggcagccctgtgaccccaaaaagggacaaaaaacaGGTTTAGGAGATGAATGCATGATTATGAGGATGAACTGACAAAGTCTGAGCGACATCGCAGACAGTTCAGAACTGTTTAAATCAGGTTTCACGCGTATTTACCCGCATTTATATCGTTCTGGTTTAGACAATATTGTAGACTAAGCTGAAAGGTCAATTAAAGTTTTGCTCAAAACTAAAGCAAGCAAGAAAATGCCTTTATAACATCTGACACACTTGAtattcactaaaaaaaaaaagacatggaaCGTGGACTCACCCATCACAGAGATTTGGTACAACCCCCTGTGCTTTACTCCAGGCTGTGTCGCCGGCACAAAATCCCCCAGTCCGATGGTGCACAGAGAGATGAAACAGAAGTAGATGCCATCCAAGAACGTCCAGGAAGCCTCCAACGTGCTGAACACGGCCGCCGGCGCCAGAAAGAACGCCAGAAGcaccagaaccagcagcagcacAAAGTGTATTGTAGTCGCCGGGCGAGGGTTCAAGCCCgatttctgcagagcgctgACTGGGGCAATGACCAGAGGGTACATGAGCCTCTGCACACAGGCGGTCAGCACCAGCATGGTGAAGGGAACTCCCAACAAGGCGTAGAAGATGGAGAACGCTTTGCCAGCGTCAGACAGTGGAGACGTATGACCATAACCTGGAGATGAAACAGAGGAGCAGCGAATTACAGCAACATTCACAGAACCAGCTATTTTGAGACTAAATGGGGTTTCACTTCTTTATTAGTCTACAATAGAAATGAAGCCGTGTTTAAGTATAACCTGTAAACTTTGCACCAACATGTGGATTCAGAGGGGGGCTTCAGGTGCCTTTTGGGCCTCAGGAACCCGACCCAGGTCACCGACTGCTCGCAGCTTTAACCATGGCGGCAAATTAGAACGAAGACTCCATTTTTACCTCAGTGGTGTGAACCTCCAAGCATCTTTCACTTCACTATAAtgacctgcagcagcagacTGAGTTCATGtgcttgatttattttaacCCCAGAAACCACCAGAGGCGTCTGTGAGAATGAAGGGCTGCTGGAATAAAAGACACAACAGGTTGGAGTTTGCCCAGTTTaacatcatttctttcatttgcatttcgtttttttttttttaagtacctCTCATTAGTTCGAACTGACGAGGATGACCGAGAATCTGCAGAACATTTGAACCGTTTGTCGTAAAGAGACTCGTTGATCCACTAAATGACGGACAGGTGGATCACGGAGCTCAGCTCGCTTTGTTTAAACCTGTGCAGCGTGTCCTTTAACCCAATATTGAGTGTATCCAAACAGAGGTGGGAATTAAAATTTCAGCCTGACACATCAATGTATCTGCAGTTAAGTCTATACTCATTCTAACCCCTTCATTTATAGGACTGCAGTacaaggaaaaggaaaaaagtcattACATTTTTCCCCACAGATGGTTcttaaggtttattaaatttggGATCAGATATGTTAATTCAAGAAAGACATTTGGGgttttattgtagttttttcACTTGACCATTTAAGGATTTAGTGATAAAGTGATAAGCTCAGCCTTTTGGGGTCAGTAGCTACACATCCAAATGGTTTAGTGCCACACGAACCGCATGGGCGTTCACCTCATGAGAGCCTTGGTAAGAACCATCTATCTACGCACGAAGGAAATGTGGGAGATTGGAGAAGAGGGACTTAAACCAAAGTGACTCCAACAAAGACTCAAACAGGAATTCAAAGAACATGGAAAGAAGCACAGGCCTCAtttttaaccctggagaactcATGAAAATATCcatttattcatatttcttaaatttaaaaatggcttAATTGCTGCAATcccaaatgaacaaacaaatggTTGAATTCATTTAAAAGTCCAGATGATTGTTTCTTGGGTTCTCTAGGAATTCGTCAGAAAGAGATTTTAGTACAAAAACGAAAGAAGAATTCTAGTAGAAAGACGAAGCTGAGAAACAAGAAGACAAAGACTCAAAACATCTGGATTACCAATGTTCTGATGGGAAGAAGAGGAACTTTTTGAAAGATGTGCGTCCCCAAACATCTGGAGTCAAACCAACAgcttttcagagaaaaaacaaacagagcatGCATGGTGGAggtagtgtgatggtctggggctGCTTTCTCATTTCATGAAACCACAAATCTTGAGCTCTACCAAGTGTAGAAACCATCTTGAGTCTAGGACTGTGATCCCAACGCAGCCGCTGGTCCACTTCCGAGTAGATCAAACAGACTGAGGTGTTCTCACTTAAACAATTGGCTGGTTAAGATGTTGTTTCACAATCTTCAACTTAAAAGCCCCCCCAATGATTGAACTTCAGTCTAGAAAGGAAACTAAGACCAAATTCCTCCGCAGACTTGAGACACTCGCTGAGAAGTTTCACTAACTATTTTTGCTGTAGGTTCAACTATGAGCTTAGAGGACGGTTACCTTTCCACAACGACACGTCagtttgaaaactgtttctgcTAATAAATGAAATTATCCTCTAGAACCacgcttaaaaaaaatatggttcACAAAAACAATGGgggcaaatactttttttgttcctctttaGTTAAACTTCCAGCTAAGAACTTCCTCTCGTTTTGTCCGTTCCATCAAAGATCAAATATTAAATGTACCGAACGCTTTGAGGAAGTTTCATGCGgggaaacagcagcagaacaaagagcacaaacacaaagagcgtctctgttctgctgctgcatgaATTTGCATTTTCTGTCTGCTGGTGTTCCAGCGTCATCAGAAAGGAGCAACAGAGCAGCAGGTTGTGAAAAAGCACGGAGGAGAGCCGTTTCTGCACCCAGAAGTGGGGGCAGTCTTCACACCGAGGGTTACTGTCATCCAAACAGCAAATGAAGTTTCTGAAGACGGTTCTCCAGAGATCAACGCAGAAGAGCTCTGCTTGCATCAAGACATATGGAAGAACAGTGCAAATACTTTAAAGACCCAGCACAAACTTTTGCTCCTCTGAAGCACCTTTTGTCTTATTTAACACAGTAGCTGGTCTTCAATTGctaattttggttaaaaataaaatacaattagcCTGAAAGGAAACTTTCACCAGTTTGAAGTTCTTAGAAAACTAAAGAGGCTGAACTTTTACGACTTAAACATTTATGTCTCACTAATATTTATAGTCTAGTGTCAAACTCTTTTTCAAGCTAAAACTCAATTATGACATAATGCAaatgaactcttttttttaaataaaaacaataaaatcactgAGAAGCTTTTTCCTTTCCGTCACTCTGTTTCAGTTCAACAGTTTTAACAGGAAATCCACTAAACTGAGCAAAAATGAAACCAATTTACCCAAAAGCAGAGATGAACCACAAACACAGGTGCCATTTTACACTACAATAGAAAGGGTGTCAGTTTCTATTTAATCAGatattgtgacattttttaaaaaacaaacaagtttgggagcaacttttttcaaaatatccttgaaaatgttttgagaaaaaagtttttaacccactggatgttttttaacatccccttgtagcatttttctgatggacggcatatataaagaaaataaagattaaagtagcattcctgagtatttctttattcaaattgttgtgaatcagatggaaaaaaaaaacagttggaaaAGGTTTGTAGGTGTGACTTAACCAtgacctagaaaatgacagcataatcataattattaGACGACTAGCAACCCATTGAAATAGAACAAAAGAGGACCAGAGTTGGGACTTAAgtgcaaatttctttttttaatctgatgtggtcaaaaaagaaatgagtcaggtttttccagacaaaaactcttctttttttaaaggatacatccttttttttcttcctttttcagaCACGCACAGCTGGATTTATTTTCTAGATCCGTCACTCCTGTTTTGATGAGGATAAATCCTTATGCCAGTTGTTCATTGGCctttagttcatttttaaatgtttttttggctcATAGGACTAACTTTTTGTGTATATATGTAAACACAGACTGCCTGTTTTTGTTAATTCCTTGTAGGCACACATGGTTTGGACACACGGGCCAATCATGGCTTTGCATGCAGGATCAGAGTCGTCTAAGGAAAACTGCAGGAGAtttgaggaaaaagaagaaaaacaggccACAGGAGCGAACTATTAAATCAAAATTTACAGTGCAAACCCGGAGGGGGAAGAGCTTAAAGAAGAAGTGATTCTGTCGTGACAAAGATCTCAAACcactatgaaaatgtttttaactgtcAGCCACACGAGGTtccacatgaacatttttaaactccACTGTTGGCTTCATTCTTTTTGATGAATTAACAACTAACCCATTCTTACAGGGTTCCTTTTCCTCATCATTCTTAGATCTTATGTGAATTTTCCCTCACATATCTGTAGTTGGATGTTAATGCTCAGGTGTGCAGGCAGGAGTCCCTCACGTCACTGACAGTCTGTTCTGCGTTAAAACCCAGGTGTCACCCGGTAACCCAGTTCGGCTTCCAGACTGCAGGTGTTCAGGAAACTGATCTACTTTGACTCAAATGTCACCACTTTGCATTGATTTTGATTCGCTTTAACCAGTTAAACACAGAATTCGGTGGATTTTCAAGGTAAACGTCTGAACTGCGCGCGCAGCCAAACTGAAGCGCTCACAGCTGACACTtgtttgcaaaagtttgaaCACGTGGCAGAAAACCAAAAAGCCGCGTTTATTTTAGTGCCATGTTCTGTAAAACACTGACAGTGACACTGACACTTCTTAGTCTCCAAAAAAGCGCAAACGACTTTAGGAGACTAAAGACGTTTGCGCGGTGCGTAAAATTAAACGCCGCAGCTCACCTGCCCTCGCCCGGACTCACCTACTGTGGTGACCAGGGTGTTGGCAAAGAACATGGAGGATGGCAGGTCCCAGTTTGTGGCCCCAGAGAAGTTCCCAATGACGGACACGCCGTACTTGTTGGCCCTCAGCACTTTGAGCAGAAAGAGCTCGAGGGACGCGGCGTTGACGCAGCTGCGGTTCAGGAACTCCTCCGTCAGGACCTGCATGTCGTGCCGCAGCCGCTCCTCCACCGGCCGCTCGATGCTGGAGAACACCAGCGCCCCAAACAGCAGGTAGATGACGTAGAAGAGCACGAAGCCGGAGAGCAGCAGCCACGACCTGCTGACGGACTGCATGTTCGCCGCTGCGCGCCAAACATCCGCGCCTCTTCGCGTCTGCGCCTCCGCGCTTCTCTGTGTGACAATGCTCTGGGGAGGAGGAGGGCTGTCCTAACGGAACTTGAACCTTCCTTGTCAtggcatcctcctcctcctcttcctcctccctctgtgAGGAAGGCGCAAACACCTGCGTCCGTTTGCGCACGAGGCCACTCAGCTTTTAATGATCTCAATTTTCAGGGAAGTACATAAAACGTTGAAGATTGCTGACAAAACAAGAAAGGAAAGTATATTTTATATGATTTTTGTCTGAAAATATATACAAAGATGACtcacaaatcaaaacaaaaattacaatttcaagcttattaaaataaaaaaacgtgtttttaacatgttcttgtagcacttttctcatgatgaaggacatattcAAAGAAAAGTAAGCCCAAAAttcaatttctgagtattttttccaTAACTTTTTCACttacggtcccgcccacaacttttaaggtgaatttctaatgaactcctgccgctctgcagagactataagacacatgtttttggattttgactaAAGCCAcggggaacgctttgaaaatagattaaattgATGAATCTGAGTggtctgatcatcttttcagaGTAACTCCCCCCAAAAAGGAAAGTTTGGGACATCAGCCATTTCAAAACATCTTATTTGAGATGTAACCATATTTTTCAGTCATTTATATAGGGGGGAAAATGTATTTCAAGGATTAGTTATACCGCTACAAACTTTTCTGAAATGAAGAACCAACAGTCGACCACACTCCATTCATCCAATTATATCCTTGcagttaaaatatattttataaatcCTAGATATTCTAATCATTCTAATAAaacccacaaattaaatttgttctatttttttaagataCGAGAATTTTTTCTACTTCTTTCTGATTCATTAAAATTccatactttatttattttaatgattacTTTTGTACTTCGACTGGTGTCACATATTTTTACGTAACAGTTCTTTGTCTTGAATGACACTTTTGGAGTCTCCACCCGCTCTTGCGTGAAAACGTGTGGGTAAACTAAAGTTACTCTGACATCAGAAGCTGCTTTTGACCCGCTTTAAAGTAGCTCAAAGTGCTAAACATGACACCATCATTTCCAGTCTGATGCAGAAGatttgttgacattttagaTTTTGCATGTACATACAATGCAACAATGTGAATTTTTAAAGCAGAGCGTGAGTGAAGCACTTTTAAACACTTGTCTTATCCACGGAAAAATGTTTGGTGTTAATCTTAACAGGTGTCAAAAAAGCTTTAcagtaaaaattaaatgtttctaaTAAATCTGATATACTTTTTGCAGGAAAAAAGTGACATCTGCTAAAGGTGA
The Oryzias latipes chromosome 13, ASM223467v1 DNA segment above includes these coding regions:
- the kcnk6 gene encoding potassium channel subfamily K member 6 yields the protein MQSVSRSWLLLSGFVLFYVIYLLFGALVFSSIERPVEERLRHDMQVLTEEFLNRSCVNAASLELFLLKVLRANKYGVSVIGNFSGATNWDLPSSMFFANTLVTTVGYGHTSPLSDAGKAFSIFYALLGVPFTMLVLTACVQRLMYPLVIAPVSALQKSGLNPRPATTIHFVLLLVLVLLAFFLAPAAVFSTLEASWTFLDGIYFCFISLCTIGLGDFVPATQPGVKHRGLYQISVMVYLFMGLMMMYLLLSFFHKMADLHGLTTLLQLPRCDDSDLEDDREPIVGGEPKAPPLKDKAASKPLDPSSQASYNSISKG